CGTCGAGGCGACCGTCGAACCGATCGGAGGCGTCGTCGTGCCCGCACTCGAGGAACCGGGGTTCTCGGCGGTGAACATGTCGGCCTTGATCATGCGCTCCATGTCGTCTTTCGCGGCATTGAACATGCGCATCATCTTGCCGACGGTGCGCGCGATCTCGGGCATCTTGTCCGGCCCGATGAGAATCAGACCCGCGACAAGAATGATGATGAGTTTGAACCCGGTGATTCCGAACACAGCCCTACCCTTTCCAGACGCACACACAGGAGTAGCAGCACGCAATCGCCGTGCCGCTCTGCTCGGCGGTGCCGGCCGCCGGGA
The DNA window shown above is from Coriobacteriia bacterium and carries:
- a CDS encoding twin-arginine translocase TatA/TatE family subunit; translated protein: MFGITGFKLIIILVAGLILIGPDKMPEIARTVGKMMRMFNAAKDDMERMIKADMFTAENPGSSSAGTTTPPIGSTVASTLYENDEDEEEEE